In the Candidatus Poribacteria bacterium genome, one interval contains:
- a CDS encoding superoxide dismutase — MNRRNFLIRGSTAVAGLLLANSPLRLYADHHEQAHSHGHTLPALRYPHDAFEPYIDKRTMEIHHGKHHQGYVNKLNAAIKGHHDLEHLSIEDLLRNIDKVPKDIRQAVINSGGGHANHTLFWSIMIPEGREPTGKVAETIQSTFGSFDAGSEMFAKAAKTHFGSGWAWLVVDDKKKLQIYSTSNQDSPLMKGHTPILGLDVWEHAYYLNYQNRRADYVDAWGKIVNWKQVNANYIAATNA; from the coding sequence ATGAACCGCAGAAATTTTTTAATTCGAGGAAGTACCGCAGTGGCAGGACTGCTCCTTGCGAACAGTCCATTGCGCCTTTATGCTGACCATCACGAGCAAGCGCATAGCCATGGTCATACGCTACCAGCACTACGCTATCCGCACGATGCGTTTGAACCATACATCGACAAACGCACAATGGAGATCCATCACGGGAAACACCACCAAGGCTACGTCAATAAACTCAATGCGGCAATCAAAGGGCACCACGATTTGGAGCACCTGTCAATTGAAGACCTGCTCAGGAATATTGATAAAGTGCCGAAGGACATTCGCCAAGCCGTTATCAACAGCGGCGGTGGACACGCCAACCACACGCTCTTCTGGAGCATTATGATTCCCGAAGGCAGAGAACCGACAGGGAAAGTTGCCGAGACGATTCAATCCACGTTTGGTTCATTCGATGCTGGCAGCGAAATGTTTGCCAAAGCCGCGAAAACACATTTCGGATCCGGATGGGCATGGCTTGTCGTTGACGATAAGAAGAAGCTGCAGATTTATTCAACATCAAATCAGGATAGTCCGTTGATGAAAGGACATACCCCTATCCTCGGTCTTGATGTCTGGGAACACGCTTATTATCTGAACTATCAGAACCGACGCGCTGATTATGTTGATGCTTGGGGGAAAATCGTTAACTGGAAACAGGTTAACGCCAACTATATTGCGGCAACGAACGCTTAA
- a CDS encoding CBASS cGAMP-activated phospholipase: MENADTFHILALDGGGTRGMYTAQLLAKIEEAFGTRIKTCFDLIAGTSTGAIIAGAAVSDIPMTDIVQLFETETPYIFRRRWYRIPLFLSKYPSEQLAQVIAKHIPATPLGQIATPLMITSSEIAKSEVHIFRSNYGSRYSEGTPPTSKEVCLREAILASCAAPTFFAPKSVDDLLLADGCLWANNPSTIAATEALSVFRKEARKIRMLSIGTGHSTNMYRQRRGWGFITGWGGAKLTSYVMTLQAQASAHIAKLLLKGNYLRINPEIDRWEIDTLTRLDDLKSLAERDFEKYAAEIETFIPAEFK; this comes from the coding sequence ATGGAAAACGCAGACACCTTCCACATTCTCGCGTTAGATGGCGGTGGCACCCGCGGCATGTACACCGCCCAACTCCTCGCTAAAATTGAAGAGGCTTTTGGAACGCGTATCAAAACCTGTTTCGATCTCATCGCCGGAACGAGCACAGGCGCAATCATCGCTGGTGCTGCTGTTTCCGACATCCCGATGACAGATATCGTCCAACTCTTTGAAACTGAGACCCCTTATATCTTCCGAAGAAGATGGTATCGCATTCCATTATTCTTGAGTAAATATCCAAGCGAACAACTCGCCCAGGTTATCGCCAAGCATATTCCAGCAACGCCTCTCGGTCAAATAGCAACGCCATTGATGATAACAAGTTCGGAGATCGCCAAAAGTGAAGTTCACATTTTTAGATCCAATTATGGGAGTCGCTATTCGGAGGGTACACCCCCTACAAGTAAAGAGGTCTGTTTGCGAGAGGCTATCCTTGCCTCCTGTGCTGCACCCACATTTTTTGCCCCAAAATCCGTTGATGACCTCTTGTTAGCAGACGGCTGCTTATGGGCAAACAATCCCTCCACAATTGCCGCCACAGAGGCACTCTCAGTGTTTAGAAAAGAGGCACGAAAGATTCGGATGCTATCTATCGGTACAGGACATTCAACAAACATGTATCGGCAGAGACGCGGCTGGGGGTTTATCACCGGATGGGGGGGTGCCAAACTAACCTCCTACGTGATGACATTGCAAGCCCAAGCCTCCGCACATATAGCGAAATTGTTGCTAAAGGGGAATTATTTACGCATCAATCCAGAAATCGATCGCTGGGAGATAGATACCCTTACGCGGTTAGATGACCTCAAATCCCTTGCTGAGCGCGATTTTGAAAAATATGCTGCAGAGATTGAAACTTTTATTCCTGCTGAATTTAAATAA
- a CDS encoding phytanoyl-CoA dioxygenase family protein, with product MNITDAQKQQYQEEGYFILENVIPEPLLELLRGECGTFINQADAEMERQDTEMLGLNHRGKRYFVSNCFRQQPKLREFLFSDLMADVCRATLGDTAYLFWEQYVVKGAEEGMKFSWHQDSGYVGYPDHKPYLTCWCALDDMSEENGTVYVMPFSHIGVRSWVKHIRDDESNDMVGYFGPEKGVPAIVPAGSIVAFTSVNFHCSGTNYTNSLRRAYLAQYSAEPLLSHDGSRLWGNAEPLLKDGKSVVGEPPPEITSRFD from the coding sequence ATGAACATAACTGATGCACAGAAACAGCAATACCAAGAGGAAGGCTATTTCATTTTAGAGAACGTTATCCCGGAACCGCTTTTGGAACTGCTTCGCGGTGAGTGCGGGACCTTTATCAATCAGGCGGATGCTGAGATGGAGCGGCAGGACACAGAAATGCTCGGTCTCAATCATCGCGGAAAGCGGTATTTCGTCTCAAACTGCTTCAGGCAACAGCCTAAACTTCGCGAATTTCTGTTCAGCGATCTGATGGCGGATGTCTGCCGTGCGACCTTAGGCGATACGGCGTATCTCTTCTGGGAGCAGTACGTCGTCAAGGGAGCAGAAGAGGGAATGAAGTTCAGCTGGCACCAAGATTCGGGTTACGTTGGTTACCCCGACCACAAGCCGTACCTCACCTGTTGGTGTGCGCTTGATGATATGTCCGAAGAGAACGGGACGGTCTACGTGATGCCGTTTTCTCATATCGGTGTCCGTTCATGGGTAAAACACATCCGCGACGATGAAAGTAACGATATGGTGGGCTATTTCGGACCGGAAAAGGGTGTACCTGCTATCGTTCCTGCGGGGAGCATTGTGGCGTTTACGAGCGTCAATTTCCACTGTAGCGGGACGAACTACACGAACAGTCTACGGCGTGCGTATCTTGCGCAGTATTCCGCGGAACCTCTGCTTTCACATGATGGGAGTCGTCTATGGGGCAACGCTGAGCCGTTGTTGAAAGATGGAAAATCCGTTGTGGGAGAACCGCCCCCTGAGATTACGTCTCGGTTTGATTAA
- the dacB gene encoding D-alanyl-D-alanine carboxypeptidase/D-alanyl-D-alanine-endopeptidase: MKTFSIFLYCGIILFSGCGIFTSKPVEIQIPAASLDPLEKLHADIDTVLQEALFTTASIGIKVVAVETGEAIYQKNAHKLHHPASTTKLFTAAAALAKLGSDYQFETTLYVDADANTQVIENIYLKGRADPVLQPDDIVQLADLLLESGVKLIEGDVVVDETYLDTVREGPGWMWDDRPFRMSALSIRQIEPDPETRSRALSCGYLLKIELEQKGIEVAGDVVSGTVPPDARSVAKHLSPPLADILKRMNKPSDNWIAELLFKTIGAEVIGEPGTWRKGRDAINEFLTEIMGEPPPHRFVDGSGLSRYNLLNAELLTKLLVYMYQNFALMPEYLASLPIAGVDGTLSNRMQGVSAEKTLRAKTGTLSGVSALAGYTVTADGEVFAFGILISHYVGPATPARNIQDKIGNYLAGFSRHPVSNITGKLSENE, encoded by the coding sequence AGCTGCATCGTTGGATCCACTCGAAAAACTACACGCCGATATTGATACCGTTTTACAGGAAGCGTTGTTCACAACGGCAAGCATTGGGATAAAGGTGGTTGCGGTTGAAACAGGGGAAGCGATTTATCAAAAAAATGCGCACAAGCTACACCACCCCGCCTCCACAACGAAACTCTTCACGGCAGCGGCTGCTTTGGCGAAATTGGGATCGGATTACCAGTTTGAAACAACGCTCTATGTCGATGCGGATGCGAATACACAAGTGATAGAAAACATCTACCTTAAAGGCAGAGCGGATCCAGTGCTTCAACCAGATGATATAGTGCAATTGGCTGACCTGTTACTTGAATCTGGTGTGAAGTTGATAGAAGGTGATGTCGTTGTTGACGAAACATATCTTGACACCGTTCGGGAGGGTCCAGGATGGATGTGGGACGATAGACCATTTCGGATGAGTGCTTTAAGCATCAGACAAATAGAACCCGATCCGGAAACAAGAAGCAGAGCACTGTCGTGTGGCTATCTATTGAAAATCGAACTCGAACAAAAAGGCATTGAAGTGGCAGGTGATGTCGTCTCAGGAACAGTCCCACCAGACGCACGCAGCGTTGCCAAGCATTTATCGCCACCGCTCGCCGATATTCTCAAACGAATGAACAAACCGAGTGACAATTGGATCGCTGAACTGCTCTTCAAAACCATAGGAGCAGAAGTGATAGGTGAACCCGGAACGTGGAGGAAAGGACGAGATGCCATCAATGAATTTTTAACTGAAATCATGGGCGAACCGCCGCCGCATCGGTTCGTTGACGGTTCCGGGCTTTCTCGGTACAACCTCCTCAACGCCGAATTGCTCACGAAACTGCTCGTCTACATGTATCAGAACTTTGCGTTGATGCCAGAGTATCTGGCATCGCTCCCGATTGCTGGCGTTGATGGCACCTTAAGCAATCGGATGCAAGGCGTGTCCGCCGAAAAGACATTACGTGCGAAAACTGGCACTTTAAGCGGTGTTTCTGCGCTTGCGGGTTACACCGTAACTGCAGACGGTGAGGTGTTCGCATTCGGCATCCTCATCAGCCATTATGTCGGTCCAGCGACACCTGCACGGAACATCCAAGATAAAATTGGGAATTATCTGGCCGGATTTAGCCGCCATCCGGTTAGTAACATTACCGGTAAACTCTCCGAAAACGAATAG
- a CDS encoding type II toxin-antitoxin system HigB family toxin: protein MRIVRENELAKFAERHPNTHTSLNHWTQLMREGSFKSIIDLRETFGRVSPVKVQPRRFNRESITLTVFNISGNDARLITVVQYAQQVVFIDQVLTHDEYDTGNWRK from the coding sequence ATGCGAATTGTTAGAGAAAATGAGTTGGCGAAATTTGCAGAGCGACATCCAAATACTCATACCTCCCTCAACCATTGGACACAATTGATGAGAGAAGGAAGTTTTAAGTCAATTATTGACCTGCGTGAAACGTTCGGACGCGTTTCACCAGTGAAGGTTCAACCTCGAAGGTTTAATCGAGAGTCAATAACATTGACAGTTTTCAACATTAGTGGCAACGATGCTCGTCTTATCACGGTCGTGCAATACGCGCAACAGGTCGTGTTTATTGATCAAGTGCTAACACACGATGAGTATGATACAGGAAATTGGAGAAAGTAG
- a CDS encoding DUF4268 domain-containing protein — MSKELSRLKPVELRDIWPNEAADFTPWLAEEENLNLLAETLGLELELEAQERDVGDFRADILCKNDDGSRVLIENQLEATDHIHLGQILTYAAGLDIHTVIWIAKEFREEHRAALDRLNEITDEHFQYFGIEIKVWQIGDSARAPQFEIVSSPNDWSRSVTKDTRNAIKDLSETQRQQEKFWTEFGKHLTKKNSPITQPNPQPLARTIFRIGRSDFGIYTTLVNRRQEIRIQLTIRGINAKAHFHLLREQQPEIESEFGEPLGWSELPEREESHIYLLKSDTDPSDEADWPNQHEWLAAKLEKFYAVFRHRVKALNVDNWEPPEAEDDA; from the coding sequence ATGTCTAAAGAACTTTCCCGTCTTAAACCCGTTGAACTCCGTGATATTTGGCCCAACGAAGCTGCAGACTTTACACCATGGCTGGCTGAAGAAGAAAATCTTAACCTTCTCGCTGAAACCCTCGGTTTAGAACTGGAACTTGAAGCACAAGAAAGAGATGTGGGAGACTTCCGTGCTGATATTTTATGCAAAAATGATGATGGTTCACGAGTGCTCATTGAAAATCAATTGGAAGCGACTGACCACATTCACCTTGGTCAAATCCTAACGTATGCGGCTGGATTGGATATCCACACAGTTATCTGGATTGCGAAAGAATTCCGAGAAGAACATCGTGCTGCGCTTGATCGATTAAACGAAATTACAGATGAACACTTCCAGTACTTTGGGATAGAGATTAAAGTATGGCAAATTGGGGATTCTGCACGTGCCCCGCAATTTGAGATCGTCTCTAGCCCCAATGACTGGAGCCGATCAGTGACTAAAGACACGCGAAATGCCATTAAAGATCTCTCTGAAACCCAACGACAACAGGAAAAATTCTGGACAGAATTCGGCAAGCACTTGACTAAAAAAAACAGTCCGATTACGCAGCCAAACCCACAACCTTTAGCACGGACGATTTTTAGGATTGGCAGATCCGATTTCGGTATATACACAACTTTAGTTAACAGGAGGCAGGAGATTCGTATTCAACTTACCATACGCGGAATCAACGCCAAGGCTCACTTTCATCTATTGAGAGAACAACAACCTGAAATTGAAAGTGAATTTGGTGAACCACTTGGATGGTCAGAACTACCTGAAAGAGAGGAAAGTCATATATACTTACTAAAAAGTGACACTGATCCATCAGATGAAGCTGATTGGCCCAATCAGCATGAATGGCTTGCAGCTAAACTTGAAAAGTTTTATGCTGTTTTCCGGCATCGCGTAAAAGCACTCAATGTCGACAACTGGGAACCACCCGAAGCCGAGGATGACGCATAA
- a CDS encoding sulfite oxidase, translated as MDRRDFLRQSGITLTGLLLSPWAVYAFPRREGEVLIPFTDQPPPSERVLLDWSKLDTFITPNDKFFNVSHYGTPEVDLATWKLEISGLVDNPLMLTIEDIKARPRQEVTFTLECSGNHGFATFTGGIGNAKWAGTPLAPILKEAGIQENGIEVIFFGHDVGEEERRGVKMRQNFARSMSVEDALEDTNLLCYEMNGEPLPHANGAPLRLIAPGWYGIACVKWLKRIEVRDTRYMGRFMGRDYVTMREEKRPDGESVWMETSVGRTNLKSLAAKVTRIGDRYRIYGAAWGAPIKTVEVSIDGGAWQKATIDPEEDAEFAWKIWHLDWNNPSKGEHTVVSRAIDTKGNIQPAGDSDYITGKHTYWESNGQIVRPINIE; from the coding sequence ATGGATCGCAGAGATTTTTTGCGACAGAGCGGTATAACGCTTACAGGGCTGCTGCTCAGTCCGTGGGCAGTCTACGCCTTTCCACGTCGTGAGGGTGAAGTGCTTATCCCTTTCACCGATCAACCGCCACCTTCAGAGCGAGTTTTGTTGGATTGGAGTAAGCTTGATACCTTTATCACACCGAACGATAAATTCTTCAATGTTTCCCACTACGGCACACCTGAAGTTGATCTCGCGACATGGAAATTGGAGATTAGCGGTTTGGTTGACAACCCGTTGATGCTCACAATTGAAGATATTAAAGCACGTCCACGGCAGGAGGTAACCTTTACGTTGGAGTGCTCCGGCAACCATGGGTTTGCGACGTTCACAGGTGGAATTGGCAATGCTAAATGGGCTGGCACACCCCTCGCGCCGATTCTCAAGGAGGCTGGTATCCAAGAAAACGGGATTGAGGTTATCTTCTTCGGACACGATGTTGGCGAAGAGGAACGACGCGGTGTAAAGATGCGTCAGAACTTTGCACGGAGTATGTCTGTTGAAGACGCATTGGAAGACACCAACCTCCTCTGTTATGAGATGAACGGTGAACCGTTACCACACGCGAACGGCGCGCCGCTTCGCTTGATCGCTCCGGGATGGTACGGCATCGCCTGCGTAAAATGGCTCAAACGTATTGAGGTGCGCGATACCCGGTACATGGGGCGGTTTATGGGACGCGATTATGTCACGATGCGCGAGGAGAAACGTCCCGATGGCGAATCGGTGTGGATGGAGACTTCAGTTGGTAGGACAAACTTGAAATCGTTAGCGGCGAAAGTAACGCGCATCGGTGATAGATACCGTATCTACGGTGCCGCGTGGGGGGCACCTATCAAAACCGTTGAAGTAAGCATTGATGGCGGTGCTTGGCAAAAGGCGACGATAGATCCGGAAGAAGATGCCGAATTCGCATGGAAAATCTGGCATCTTGATTGGAACAACCCATCGAAGGGGGAACATACTGTCGTCTCCAGAGCCATTGATACGAAAGGGAACATCCAACCTGCTGGGGACTCTGACTACATCACCGGAAAGCATACGTATTGGGAAAGCAACGGCCAGATCGTCCGTCCAATAAATATCGAATAG
- a CDS encoding aldolase/citrate lyase family protein, translating into MEIRPNRVKQKLADGDLAYVISGLTNADDIDIFGPNGYDGVWLEGEHGRVDASEIADLTRACDLWGMTSITRVNRNDQGLIYRTLDCGSMGIAVPHVNTKAEAQNVVDGTKFAPIGHRGMYTSRQGYGVDNYFDVANSQTLVIVLIEDITAVNNLDDILTVDHIDVFFVAPSDLATSMGHIGNLTHPDVQNTIDAALARIQAAGRVAGTLALDPMVEKYVKAGVRFLMTGVGGWITSGAAAYKERAEGAKP; encoded by the coding sequence ATGGAAATAAGACCAAACAGAGTTAAACAGAAGTTAGCAGACGGAGACCTTGCGTACGTCATCTCAGGACTCACAAATGCTGACGATATAGACATCTTCGGTCCAAACGGATACGACGGCGTATGGTTAGAAGGCGAACACGGGCGAGTTGACGCATCAGAAATCGCTGACCTGACACGCGCATGCGACCTCTGGGGCATGACCTCTATCACACGGGTCAATCGCAACGACCAAGGGCTTATCTACCGTACGCTGGACTGCGGCTCAATGGGGATCGCTGTCCCACATGTCAACACGAAAGCGGAGGCGCAGAACGTCGTAGATGGTACGAAGTTCGCACCGATTGGTCACCGTGGCATGTATACCAGCCGTCAAGGGTATGGCGTGGACAACTATTTTGATGTAGCCAATTCACAGACACTCGTCATCGTTTTGATTGAAGATATTACGGCGGTTAACAACTTAGACGATATCCTCACCGTCGATCATATTGACGTGTTTTTCGTTGCACCCTCGGATTTAGCGACTTCTATGGGGCATATCGGGAACTTAACGCACCCAGATGTCCAGAACACAATAGATGCCGCCCTCGCGCGCATCCAAGCGGCAGGACGGGTTGCTGGTACCTTGGCACTTGATCCCATGGTTGAGAAATATGTCAAGGCGGGTGTACGGTTCTTAATGACAGGTGTTGGTGGATGGATCACGTCTGGCGCTGCGGCATACAAAGAACGAGCAGAGGGCGCGAAACCCTAA
- a CDS encoding mandelate racemase/muconate lactonizing enzyme domain-containing protein, translating to MKTLGKIEKVNVVDLRVPTSDTLLGSDPFHKKPNYSAVLTILETDTGHQGISVAFTAGAGNDWIAYGVKDLAQLVVGMDMETFVNDPGAFHRLLVDHHQLRWLADGVNRMAIGSIVNAMWDAWAKLVDKPLWKLLVDLPPEKIVQCIDWRYLRDALTPDEAEAILNTHWNSRETREETLRQQGPKAYSTAGWLGLTDEQIIETVNQVKADGLDCFKMKVGQDLEFDKKRLAFIREAIGSEARLMLDANQVWGVDEAIAYMEELAAFKPTWIEEPTARDDVLGFVKISRALEKHGIGVATGEQVPSPVIFKQLITSGAIQYCQIDATRLGGVNDVLGVILMAAKYGIPVCPHGGGIGLCNMIQHYAIWDQICVAAHSETQVVEYLNFLQEEVFLHPIQVRNGAYVTPTTPGWGLEMYPEFVEKHTYPTGSVWQGRETSGGITFLA from the coding sequence ATGAAAACTTTGGGAAAAATCGAGAAGGTTAACGTTGTTGATTTACGGGTCCCTACGTCGGATACACTGCTCGGTTCTGATCCGTTTCATAAAAAACCTAACTATTCTGCCGTGCTAACAATATTGGAAACAGATACTGGACATCAGGGCATTTCGGTCGCTTTTACCGCTGGGGCTGGAAATGACTGGATCGCATACGGTGTTAAAGACCTCGCGCAACTTGTTGTGGGGATGGATATGGAGACTTTTGTTAATGATCCGGGCGCGTTCCATAGACTTCTCGTAGACCATCACCAGTTGCGCTGGCTTGCGGATGGTGTCAATCGGATGGCAATCGGCAGTATTGTCAATGCGATGTGGGATGCTTGGGCAAAGTTGGTTGATAAACCGCTCTGGAAACTCCTCGTCGATTTACCACCGGAGAAAATTGTGCAGTGCATCGATTGGCGGTATCTGCGGGATGCGCTGACACCTGATGAAGCAGAGGCAATTCTTAACACACACTGGAACAGCCGCGAAACCCGTGAAGAGACGCTCCGTCAACAGGGACCGAAGGCGTATTCCACCGCCGGATGGCTCGGTCTGACAGACGAACAGATCATTGAGACCGTGAATCAGGTGAAAGCGGATGGACTCGACTGCTTCAAAATGAAGGTCGGACAGGATTTGGAATTTGACAAGAAACGGCTCGCCTTCATACGCGAGGCGATAGGTTCAGAGGCACGTTTGATGCTGGATGCAAACCAGGTTTGGGGTGTTGATGAAGCCATCGCGTATATGGAAGAATTGGCAGCGTTCAAGCCGACATGGATTGAGGAACCGACAGCCCGCGATGATGTCCTCGGCTTCGTAAAAATATCACGTGCCTTAGAGAAGCATGGTATCGGTGTTGCCACAGGGGAGCAGGTACCGTCGCCGGTCATCTTCAAGCAGTTGATTACAAGTGGTGCGATCCAATATTGTCAGATTGACGCGACGCGGCTTGGGGGTGTCAACGATGTGTTAGGAGTCATCTTAATGGCAGCGAAGTATGGGATACCTGTCTGTCCGCACGGTGGCGGTATCGGATTATGTAACATGATTCAACATTATGCAATATGGGATCAGATTTGTGTTGCTGCACACTCGGAGACGCAGGTGGTTGAATACCTCAACTTCCTACAAGAGGAAGTTTTTCTACACCCGATTCAAGTGCGCAACGGTGCCTATGTCACACCAACGACACCCGGTTGGGGACTTGAGATGTACCCGGAGTTCGTCGAGAAGCATACCTATCCGACAGGATCAGTTTGGCAGGGGAGAGAGACATCTGGGGGGATCACTTTTTTGGCATAG
- a CDS encoding tetratricopeptide repeat protein: protein MLTERPPTPNVSPTPISFGLNVLLEKTDLSALLQEQAIAEFSSEHLQTLMWKIVPEVPMSFSKPIKASEQEQIELDPYPESDYQWLLEVLETLSDIVSRNVNNDFAALTETDYEQLDAVLKELIYIVGDDEKHRLASLMDFTGVLITKYENEYFPKLTDLFPELAENVNLNDIKDENQQDNPIKKSEKPTKALAAEAFLSIGNLLSDGDKKEGAIFAYDQAIYLNPEHAHAYYNRGRAKGSLGQYESEIVDLDETVRLIPNFAEAYLLRGIAKTALNHYKSAVADFDETLRLNLNNSLVYIVYASRGCAKIVLNRHESAVADFDVTLQLKPDAKIHFLRGYAKYKIEQYKDAIVDFDKTLQLKSDHAQAYFMRGRAKIKLEQYETAIADFGKGFQLEPDDVLAYFDRGYAKYSLKQYEDAIVDLDEGIRLNPNSTETYLFRGMVKCILNQHGSAIGDFDKGIPLNPDFAEAYLFRGYAKYGIGEYESAIVDFDEGIRLNPDSAEAYLFRGYAKYRLKQYETALADFDKTIQLNPDNGEAYNNRGHLKNKLGQYESALADCDESIRLNFDDAWPYANRGFAKIKLGQPESALTDCNEAIRRNPSLAEAYNTRGQANTLLGRTQEAKADFQKALELAEQTDNQDLKTEIEQSLEELDNAN, encoded by the coding sequence ATGTTAACTGAAAGACCTCCGACACCGAATGTATCGCCAACACCCATTTCTTTCGGACTTAATGTCTTATTAGAGAAAACAGACCTTAGCGCACTCCTCCAAGAACAAGCTATTGCTGAGTTCAGTTCCGAGCATCTACAAACACTGATGTGGAAAATCGTTCCTGAAGTTCCAATGTCTTTTTCCAAACCAATAAAAGCATCGGAACAAGAACAGATTGAATTGGATCCATATCCAGAAAGCGACTACCAATGGCTTCTGGAAGTACTTGAAACCCTAAGCGATATAGTGAGTCGGAACGTAAATAACGACTTTGCTGCACTGACCGAAACCGACTATGAACAACTTGATGCAGTGCTAAAAGAACTAATCTATATCGTTGGTGACGATGAAAAGCATCGCTTGGCATCATTGATGGACTTCACTGGTGTCCTCATCACAAAGTATGAAAATGAATACTTTCCAAAACTGACAGACTTGTTTCCTGAATTAGCAGAAAATGTAAATTTAAACGACATAAAAGATGAGAATCAACAAGATAATCCTATCAAGAAGTCGGAAAAACCTACAAAAGCACTTGCCGCGGAGGCATTTTTGTCCATCGGTAACCTTCTCTCGGACGGAGATAAAAAGGAAGGGGCAATTTTTGCTTACGATCAAGCGATATACCTGAATCCAGAGCACGCACATGCTTACTACAACCGTGGGAGAGCGAAAGGATCTTTAGGTCAATATGAGTCTGAGATTGTTGATTTAGATGAGACTGTGCGACTTATCCCCAATTTTGCCGAAGCTTACTTATTGCGAGGTATTGCAAAAACTGCGCTGAATCACTATAAGTCTGCGGTCGCTGACTTTGACGAGACTCTACGACTAAACCTAAACAATTCGCTCGTATATATAGTTTACGCCTCGCGAGGTTGTGCCAAAATAGTGTTGAATCGTCATGAGTCTGCAGTTGCTGACTTTGATGTGACCCTTCAACTCAAACCTGATGCCAAAATTCATTTCTTGCGTGGTTATGCAAAATACAAAATAGAACAATATAAGGATGCGATTGTTGACTTCGACAAGACTCTTCAACTCAAATCAGATCACGCTCAAGCCTACTTCATGCGTGGACGCGCGAAGATTAAGTTAGAACAATATGAAACTGCAATTGCTGATTTTGGTAAAGGTTTCCAACTTGAACCAGATGATGTTTTAGCCTACTTTGATCGAGGTTATGCCAAATATAGCCTAAAACAATATGAAGATGCGATTGTTGATCTTGACGAAGGCATCCGTCTCAATCCAAATTCTACTGAAACTTATTTATTCCGCGGTATGGTAAAATGCATTCTCAACCAACATGGCTCTGCAATTGGCGATTTTGATAAAGGTATTCCTCTTAACCCTGATTTTGCTGAAGCTTATTTATTTCGAGGCTATGCCAAATATGGAATAGGAGAATATGAATCTGCCATCGTGGATTTTGACGAAGGTATTCGTCTCAATCCAGATTCTGCTGAAGCTTATTTATTCCGAGGCTACGCCAAATACAGATTAAAACAATATGAAACTGCGCTTGCTGATTTCGACAAAACTATCCAACTCAACCCAGATAATGGCGAAGCATATAATAACCGAGGCCATTTGAAAAACAAACTTGGACAATATGAATCTGCACTGGCAGACTGCGATGAATCCATCCGTCTAAACTTTGATGATGCATGGCCGTATGCCAATAGAGGCTTTGCGAAAATTAAGTTAGGTCAACCAGAATCTGCGCTTACCGACTGTAACGAAGCAATTCGGAGAAATCCTTCTTTGGCTGAAGCCTACAACACCCGAGGTCAAGCAAATACTCTTTTGGGCAGGACTCAGGAAGCAAAGGCAGATTTCCAAAAAGCCTTAGAACTGGCAGAACAGACTGATAACCAAGATCTCAAAACTGAGATTGAGCAATCACTTGAAGAACTTGATAATGCCAATTAG